One window of the Mixophyes fleayi isolate aMixFle1 chromosome 6, aMixFle1.hap1, whole genome shotgun sequence genome contains the following:
- the MKI67 gene encoding proliferation marker protein Ki-67 isoform X1: MPRHGEIVVIKRNGTDGTHFPLTATTCLFGRKTECDIRIQLPHVSKEHCKVEVKENGEVFVINLSNVNPTQLNGTAIKHPVCLKNGDVLTIIDRSFRFEKPQAHQGRRRSTGLDSDTYKVFASNQFSDTNETVRIDDFVTSKAKRKSEGNTSKATHTRRSVQITSSSEAPKDLSPFGELYKMLKSEVKSPKKENKTPVKNDGILSEDQINVPAEAVERKSPRKRRSDELDLPEPPFKKKRVSFGGQLSPELFDKRLPPNSPLKKGATPARRSLSINSPRMLVRKSFGLKQSVIKEIFEQSLRQSARTTMLSTPTRRSPSSSPGKSTAKSPTPAKRSPAAKSPTPAKRSPAAKSPTPAKRSPAAKSPTPAKRSPAAKSPTPAKRSPAAKSPTPAKRSPAAKSPTPTKRSPAAKSPTPTKRSPAAKSPTPTKRSPAAKSPTPTKRSPAAKSPTPTKRSPAAKSPTPTKRSPAAKSPTPTKRSPAAKSPSVTTAKRTPVKSPNKGAPTKGSPSAKSPTPTKRSPAAKSPSVTTAKRTPVKSPNKGTPTKGSPAAKSPSVTTAKRTPVKSPNNVSPVKSVSTTPATKSITATPAKRSPAAKSPTPAKRSPAAKSPTPAKRSPAAKSPTPAKRSPAAKSPTPAKRSPAAKSPTPAKRSPAAKSPTPAKRSPAAKSPTPAKRTPVKYSNKVSPVKSLSTTPAKSPTLGKRLADAKSPTMKSPATPYTKGRFSVSRINTPPKSLEQVSSESLITKTPRQPRKSMTMKKTPHRRSRKLEAFEMIRSRRKSGATEANLLVAKSWADVVKIGIAKHQKKTKPVQKVVVTKKKETQKSLKLKFCFQTPLKKAKDQSSTGHADSPATILVGRAYTRTVDLAGHVPKVVRNQALKLNTDHNESFTGMAELFSTPANEKQRRSSRLEVPKTDTPKSLIVEMSMHTPEESGEMVVSPLNSPATAQRKQYSRDAVSRLLQSPISPELSKQTDGTWESAVDAKSRSFKGKRKSVDLSGIRHIMKTPKQKVKPITDPHALKKLLRTPKETESMQAYSRRSTQLEVLGIDRLMKTPKQKGAQVEHLTGIKRIMKTPKERGLPVEDIDISHLISTPPQNAESTENTRPIEEIFGIRNLIKTPPKKDAVEEVITTDPTNSNQSTKSLKGRSTTPSLRGRGRSSKRLTLPADTATSEVLKETVPISDEVTSHAGRRRPRSIAEVPKESVSVPDVEVTSPSRRGRPSTANVPKESVPVPDVEVTSPSRRGRPSTANVPKESVPVPDVEVTSPSRRGRPSTANVPKESVPVPDVEVTSPSRRGRPSTANVPKESVPVPDVEVTSPSRRGRPSKANVPKESVPVPDVEVTSPSCRGRPSTANVPKESVPVPDVEVTSPSRRGRPSTANVPKESVPVPDVEVTSPSRRGRPSTANVPKESVPVPDVTSPSRRGRPSTANVPKESVPVPDVEVTSPSRRGRPSTANVPKESVPVPDVEVTSPSRRGRPSTTNVPKESVPVPDVTSPSRRGRPSTANVPKESVPVPDVTSPSRRGRPSTANVPKESVPVPDVEVTSPSRRGRPSTANVPKESVPVPDVEVTSPSRRGRPSTTNVPKESVPVPDVTSPSRRGRPSTANIPKESVPVPDVEVTSPSRRGRPSTANVPKESVPASDVISPTRRGRPSTVKVPQESVAVPVPDAISPSRRGRPSTANVPKKSVPVPDAGVTSPTRRGRPSTANVLKESVPVPDAEVTSPTRRGRPSTANVPKESVPVPDVISPSRRGRPSTANVPKESVPVPDVEVTSPSRRGRPSTANVPKESVPASDVISPTRRGRPSTVKVPQESVAVPVPDVISPSRRGRPSTANVPKESVPASDVISPTRRGRPSTVKVPQESVAVPVPDVISPSRRGRPSTANVPKESVPVPDVISPSRRGRPSTANVPKESVPLPDVEVTSPTRRGRPSTANVPKESVPVPDVISPSRRGRPSTANVPKESVPVPDVISPTRRGRPSTVNVPQESVAVPDAEVTSPARRGRPRSTGELPKEPVAAPDVVTSPTRRGRPSSTEVSKEYEPLPDGEVISPKQRPRSTGKVPIESVPVDSKLTTQTRAKGTKSKLGTTRESAPVADEVTSKTRRGRTRVVEEPTEPDLVADGEATSQTLGGRPKKTVIPKEPAVPVLYEVTSPTRRGRPKSTASIPKDAVPDELTLPARRGRHRNTEEVPKEYLPVSEGEITSKRRPTKTTQGKQNIQESLLRKPKSSENVKELPKEALNESVTDESAKSLTRGRPKRNFTDHSAKAVEESDLPQGGLEDANVKTDGRSSKKPVRQTFKNLKASIQNIDLPKVPEEVTVPVENDTELPTPTKRRGKVTQNEPALISKEKPKSSLEDAKTSVAKRGGRRKNVEAQMLDADPNVSKPEDISKENLENPEPKSLKRSTRYQKDEVTFEVQTKTSRGRQNKNADTFGTSTLGISETMLPETVEVSKKVTPTKGRSRTARETSDVAVSAADEQKQVSIAPAGKQRGGRRNQILQESSNLGHEVLAKHKTVKETKTSTRATRSKKNVSESNNLQSIAEVKEIKSAKSKTLQSSDEQNIHIEKSTRTKIVHWHPLVTTDENAKDEVATHEVSTRVGRSKGKIRLDAPDLVVPAKRSRREAPQPNTEERMGPETDSLSISQVANEVPVKRKRGRAANSLENINTSDLVAADTLKKTAETPVFKTESKKVELVTKSTSRKMFKTLDVQSSSLVTQSAPKAESPEPVHKNTSRRGRGKGASKALDSENNEVENVAELSSSRGRRAVAAAKEAPIGNENKQSPVKAINQRRGALGAGSDEAEGTLTKPTRGLKRKLAISEATNGTLEESESHSHPSGTDLDEIASNPTGRGKKKSKNTKSHKVEENKKLLTEKKAKNSNSPAKRSKTEAAIDAAQKKGKSREPSKPQNESAIAVAKTRTSARNRK; encoded by the exons ATGCCTCGCCATGGTGAAATTGTTGTAATAAAAAGAAATGGTACTGATGGAACACATTTTCCTTTGACTGCAACTACATGCTTGTTTGGAAG GAAAACTGAATGTGACATCCGCATTCAACTACCACATGTCTCCAAAGAGCATTGTAAAGTTGAAGTTAAGGAAAATGGAGAG GTTTTTGTTATCAACTTAAGCAACGTGAACCCAACTCAGCTAAACGGAACTGCTATTAAGCACCCTGTATGCCTCAAGAATGGAGATGTGCTCACTATTATTGATCGATCGTTTCG ATTTGAGAAACCCCAGGCACATCAGGGAAGAAGACGATCCACAGGGCTTGATTCTGACACTTACAAG GTGTTTGCAAGTAACCAGTTTTCAGATACAA ATGAAACTGTGCGGATTGATGACTTTGTAACTAGTAAAGCCAAGCGGAAATCTGAAGGCAACACCTCCAAAGCTACTCATACCCGTCGATCAGTGCAGATTACTTCATCGTCAGAGGCTCCAAAAGATCTGTCACCTTTTGGTGAACTGTATAAAATGTTGAAAAGTGAAGTTAAATCacctaaaaaagaaaataaaacacctGTGAAAAATGATGGGATCTTGTCGGAAGATCAAATAAATGTTCCTGCAGAAG cTGTGGAAAGAAAATCCCCAAGGAAACGCAGAAGTGATGAACTTGACCTACCAGAACCGCCTTTCAAAAAAAAGAGGGTCTCATTTGGTGGACAATTAAGTCCAGAACTTTTTGATAAAAGGCTGCCTCCAAATTCTCCTCTCAAAAAAGGCGCAACTCCTGCTCGGCGAAGCTTGTCCATCAACTCTCCTCGTATGCTTGTTAGGAAAAGCTTTGGCCTCAAGCAATCTGTGATCAAG GAAATTTTTGAACAGTCTCTTAGACAGTCTGCCAGGACTACAATGTTGTCAACACCAACCAGAAGATCACCGTCTTCTAGTCCAGGAAAAAGTACAGCAAAATCTCCCACCCCGGCCAAGAGGTCGCCTGCCGCAAAATCTCCCACCCCGGCCAAGAGGTCGCCTGCCGCAAAATCTCCCACCCCGGCCAAGAGGTCGCCTGCCGCAAAATCTCCCACCCCGGCCAAGAGGTCGCCTGCCGCAAAATCTCCCACCCCGGCCAAGAGGTCGCCTGCCGCAAAATCTCCCACCCCGGCCAAGAGGTCGCCTGCCGCAAAATCTCCCACCCCGACCAAGAGGTCGCCTGCCGCAAAATCTCCCACCCCGACCAAGAGGTCGCCTGCCGCAAAATCTCCCACCCCGACCAAGAGGTCGCCTGCCGCAAAATCTCCCACCCCGACCAAGAGGTCGCCTGCCGCAAAATCTCCCACCCCGACCAAGAGGTCGCCTGCCGCAAAATCTCCCACCCCGACCAAGAGGTCGCCTGCCGCAAAATCTCCCACCCCGACCAAGAGGTCGCCTGCCGCAAAATCTCCGTCCGTGACCACTGCTAAGAGAACACCGGTTAAGTCGCCAAACAAGGGAGCCCCGACCAAGGGGTCGCCTTCTGCAAAATCTCCCACCCCGACCAAGAGGTCGCCTGCCGCAAAATCTCCGTCCGTGACCACTGCTAAGAGAACACCGGTTAAGTCGCCAAACAAGGGAACCCCGACCAAGGGGTCGCCTGCCGCAAAATCTCCGTCCGTGACCACTGCTAAGAGAACACCGGTTAAGTCACCAAACAACGTATCTCCAGTTAAATCTGTGTCCACAACACCTGCTACAAAATCCATAACTGCAACCCCGGCCAAGAGGTCGCCTGCCGCAAAATCTCCCACCCCGGCCAAGAGGTCGCCTGCCGCAAAATCTCCCACCCCGGCCAAGAGGTCGCCTGCCGCAAAATCTCCCACCCCGGCCAAGAGGTCGCCGGCCGCAAAATCTCCCACCCCGGCCAAGAGGTCGCCGGCCGCAAAATCTCCCACCCCGGCCAAGAGGTCGCCTGCCGCAAAATCTCCCACCCCGGCCAAGAGGTCGCCTGCCGCAAAATCTCCCACCCCGGCCAAGAGGACGCCGGTTAAGTATTCAAACAAGGTATCTCCAGTTAAATCTCTGTCCACGACACCTGCCAAGTCACCCACACTGGGCAAGAGGCTGGCTGATGCAAAATCGCCAACCATGAAGTCTCCAGCCACGCCATATACAAAGGGCCGTTTCTCTGTTTCGCGTATTAATACACCACCCAAATCTTTGGAACAAGTTTCAAGTGAATCCCTCATAACAAAGACACCAAGACAGCCACGGAAATCAATGACTATGAAGAAAACACCGCATAGAAGAAGTAGGAAACTTGAAGCTTTTGAAATGATACGTTCTAGAAGGAAAAGTGGTGCGACCGAAGCCAACTTGCTTG TGGCTAAATCATGGGCTGATGTGGTAAAAATTGGAATTGCAAAACACCAAAAGAAAACTAAACCTGTTCAGAAGGTGGTGGTTACTAAGAAGAAAGAAACTCAGAAGAGTCTCAAGTTAAAG TTTTGTTTCCAGACTCCACTTAAAAAAGCAAAGGATCAATCAAGCACAGGTCATGCGGATTCCCCTGCAACAATACTTGTTGGAAGAGCTTATACAAGAACAGTGGACCTTGCTGGACATGTCCCTAAAGTTGTGAGGAACCAGGCATTAAAACTCAACACTGATCACAATGAAAGCTTTACTG GTATGGCTGAGTTGTTCAGCACCCCTGCCAATGAAAAGCAAAGGAGAAGTAGCCGATTGGAAGTTCCTAAAACAGACACTCCAAAATCCTTGATTGTTGAGATGTCAATGCATACTCCAGAAGAATCTG GTGAAATGGTGGTTTCACCATTAAATAGTCCTGCTACTGCACAGCGTAAGCAGTACAGCCGTGATGCTGTATCTAGACTTCTTCAGAGTCCTATTTCACCAGAGTTAAGTAAACAAACCGATGGAACATGGGAGAGTGCAGTTGACGCAAAGTCAAGATCGTTCAAGGGAAAACGGAAATCTGTAGATCTTTCTGGAATCCGCCACATTATGAAAACGCCAAAACAAAAAGTTAAACCTATCACTGATCCTCATGCACTGAAAAAGCTGCTAAGGACACCAAAGGAAACTGAATCCATGCAAGCATACAGTCGTAGATCCACTCAGCTTGAAGTGCTAGGTATCGATCGTCTCATGAAGACTCCCAAACAGAAGGGAGCACAGGTGGAACATCTTACTGGCATCAAACGCATTATGAAGACACCTAAAGAGAGAGGGCTCCCAGTTGAGGACATTGATATAAGCCACTTAATCAGTACTCCGCCTCAAAATGCTGAATCGACTGAAAATACTCGTCCAATAGAAGAAATCTTTGGTATAAGAAATCTAATAAAAACACCGCCAAAGAAAGATGCTGTGGAAGAg GTCATAACTACAGATCCCACAAACAGCAACCAGTCTACAAAAT CACTAAAAGGACGCTCTACTACTCCTTCAttgagaggaagaggaagatctTCGAAGCGACTGACCCTTCCAGCTGATACTGCAACATCAG AAGTGTTAAAGGAAACTGTTCCAATTTCTGATGAAGTGACTTCACATGCAGGCAGAAGACGTCCTAGAAGCATTGCAGAAGTCCCCAAAGAATCTGTTTCAGTGCCTGATGTGGAGGTGACTTCACCTTCTCGCAGAGGAAGACCTAGCACAGCAAATGTACCCAAGGAGTCTGTTCCAGTGCCTGATGTGGAGGTGACTTCACCTTCTCGCAGAGGAAGACCTAGCACAGCAAATGTACCCAAGGAGTCTGTTCCAGTGCCTGATGTAGAGGTGACTTCACCTTCTCGCAGAGGAAGACCTAGCACAGCAAATGTACCCAAGGAGTCTGTTCCAGTGCCTGATGTGGAGGTGACTTCACCTTCTCGCAGAGGAAGGCCTAGCACAGCAAATGTACCCAAGGAGTCTGTTCCAGTGCCTGATGTAGAGGTGACTTCACCTTCTCGCAGAGGAAGACCTAGCAAAGCAAATGTACCCAAGGAGTCTGTTCCAGTGCCTGATGTAGAGGTGACTTCACCTTCTTGCAGAGGAAGGCCTAGCACAGCAAATGTACCCAAGGAGTCTGTTCCAGTGCCTGATGTGGAGGTGACTTCACCTTCTCGCAGAGGAAGACCTAGCACAGCAAATGTACCCAAGGAGTCTGTTCCAGTGCCTGATGTAGAGGTGACTTCACCTTCTCGCAGAGGAAGGCCTAGCACAGCAAATGTACCCAAGGAGTCTGTTCCAGTGCCTGATGTGACTTCACCTTCTCGCAGAGGAAGACCTAGCACAGCAAATGTACCCAAGGAGTCTGTTCCAGTGCCTGATGTAGAGGTGACTTCACCTTCTCGCAGAGGAAGGCCTAGCACAGCAAATGTACCCAAGGAGTCTGTTCCAGTGCCTGATGTAGAGGTGACTTCACCTTCTCGCAGAGGAAGGCCTAGCACAACAAATGTACCCAAGGAGTCTGTTCCAGTGCCTGATGTGACTTCACCTTCTCGCAGAGGAAGGCCTAGCACAGCAAATGTACCCAAGGAGTCTGTTCCAGTGCCTGATGTGACTTCACCTTCTCGCAGAGGAAGGCCTAGCACAGCAAATGTACCCAAGGAGTCTGTTCCAGTGCCTGATGTAGAGGTGACTTCACCTTCTCGCAGAGGAAGGCCTAGCACAGCAAATGTACCCAAGGAGTCTGTTCCAGTGCCTGATGTAGAGGTGACTTCACCTTCTCGCAGAGGAAGGCCTAGCACAACAAATGTACCCAAGGAGTCTGTTCCAGTGCCTGATGTGACTTCACCTTCTCGCAGAGGAAGGCCTAGCACAGCAAATATACCCAAGGAATCTGTTCCAGTGCCTGATGTGGAGGTGACTTCACCTTCTCGCAGAGGAAGACCTAGCACAGCAAATGTACCCAAGGAATCTGTTCCAGCGTCGGATGTGATTTCACCTACTCGCAGAGGAAGACCTAGCACAGTAAAAGTTCCTCAAGAATCTGTTGCTGTTCCAGTGCCTGATGCGATTTCACCTTCTCGTAGAGGAAGACCTAGCACAGCAAATGTACCCAAGAAATCTGTTCCAGTGCCTGATGCAGGGGTTACTTCACCTACTCGAAGAGGAAGACCTAGCACAGCAAATGTACTCAAGGAATCTGTTCCAGTGCCTGATGCAGAGGTTACTTCACCTACTCGCAGAGGAAGACCTAGCACAGCAAATGTACCCAAGGAATCTGTTCCAGTGCCTGATGTGATTTCACCTTCTCGTAGAGGAAGACCTAGCACAGCAAATGTACCCAAGGAATCTGTTCCAGTGCCTGATGTGGAGGTGACTTCACCTTCTCGCAGAGGAAGACCTAGCACAGCAAATGTACCCAAGGAATCTGTTCCAGCGTCGGATGTGATTTCACCTACTCGCAGAGGAAGACCTAGCACAGTAAAAGTTCCTCAAGAATCTGTTGCTGTTCCAGTGCCTGATGTGATTTCACCTTCTCGCAGAGGAAGACCTAGCACAGCAAATGTACCCAAGGAATCTGTTCCAGCGTCGGATGTGATTTCACCTACTCGCAGAGGAAGACCTAGCACAGTAAAAGTTCCTCAAGAATCTGTTGCTGTTCCAGTGCCTGATGTGATTTCACCTTCTCGCAGAGGAAGACCTAGCACAGCAAATGTACCCAAAGAATCTGTTCCAGTGCCTGATGTAATTTCACCTTCTCGTCGAGGAAGACCTAGCACAGCAAATGTACCCAAGGAATCTGTTCCATTGCCTGATGTAGAGGTGACTTCACCTACTCGCAGAGGAAGACCTAGCACAGCAAATGTACCCAAGGAATCTGTTCCAGTGCCTGATGTGATTTCACCTTCTCGTAGAGGAAGACCTAGCACAGCAAATGTACCCAAGGAATCTGTTCCAGTGCCTGATGTGATTTCACCTACTCGCAGAGGAAGACCTAGCACAGTAAATGTACCTCAAGAATCTGTTGCTGTTCCAGATGCGGAGGTTACTTCACCTGCACGCAGAGGAAGACCTAGAAGTACTGGAGAATTACCCAAAGAACCAGTTGCTGCGCCAGATGTGGTGACTTCACCTACACGGAGAGGCAGACCTAGCTCAACAGAAGTATCCAAGGAATATGAACCCTTGCCTGATGGTGAGGTGATTTCACCGAAACAAAGACCTAGAAGCACTGGCAAAGTGCCTATAGAATCTGTTCCAGTTGATAGTAAATTGACAACACAAACACGTGCAAAGGGGACTAAAAGCAAGTTGGGAACAACAAGGGAATCTGCCCCAGTTGCTGATGAGGTAACTTCAAAAACACGCAGAGGAAGAACAAGAGTCGTAGAAGAGCCCACAGAGCCTGATTTAGTTGCGGATGGTGAGGCAACTTCACAGACACTCGGAGGAAGGCCTAAAAAGACAGTTATACCCAAGGAACCTGCTGTTCCGGTGCTTTATGAAGTCACTTCACCCACGCGTAGAGGAAGACCGAAAAGTACAGCTTCTATACCCAAGGATGCAGTTCCTGATGAGTTGACTTTACCTGCACGTAGAGGAAGACATAGAAACACTGAAGAAGTACCTAAGGAGTATCTTCCTGTTTCTGAGGGTGAAATTACTTCAAAACGGAGACCTACCAAGACTACACAGG GCAAACAAAACATACAAGAGTCTTTGTTACGGAAACCAAAATCAAGTGAAAATGTGAAAGAATTGCCCAAAGAGGCATTAAATGAATCTGTCACAGATGAGAGTGCAAAGTCATTGACTCGAGGCCGACCTAAGAGAAATTTCACTGACCACTCTGCAAAAG CTGTAGAAGAGTCTGACTTGCCCCAAGGAGGATTGGAAGATGCAAATGTTAAAACTGATGGAAGATCAAGCAAAAAACCTGTCCGTCAGACTTTTAAAAACCTTAAGGCTTCAATACAGAATATAGATCTACCAAAGGTACCAGAAGAGGTCACTGTGCCTGTGGAAAATGACACTGAACTCCCTACACCCACAAAGAGGAGAGGAAAAGTAACACAAAATGAACCAGCACTTATTTCTAAAG AAAAACCTAAATCCAGTCTGGAAGATGCTAAAACTTCTGTTGCCAAAAGGGGTGGAAGACGCAAGAATGTGGAGGCACAAATGTTAG atgcTGATCCAAATGTTTCTAAACCAGAGGACATTTCTAAGGAAAACTTAGAGAATCCAGAACCTAAGAGCCTCAAAAGATCAACTAGGTATCAGAAGGATGAAGTTACTTTTGAGGTACAAACTAAGACGTCACGtggaagacaaaataaaaatgctgACACTTTTGGGACAAGTACTTTGGGCATCTCTGAAACCATGTTACCTGAAACTGTTGAAGTATCCAAAAAAGTAACACCAACAAAGGGAAGATCTCGTACTGCAAGAGAAACTAGTGATGTGGCTGTTTCTGCTGCAGATGAGCAGAAGCAAGTATCTATTGCTCCAGCTGGCAAacaaagaggaggaagaagaaatcAAATATTGCAAGAAAGCTCTAACCTGGGCCATGAAGTGCTGGCCAAACACAAAACTGTAAAAGAAACTAAAACGTCTACAAGAGCGACACGGAGTAAGAAAAATGTATCTGAGAGCAATAACCTCCAATCAATAGCTGAAGTTAAAGAAATTAAGTCtgcaaaaagcaaaacattacaaTCTTCAGATGAACAGAATATTCATATAGAAAAGTCAACTAGAACAAAAATTGTGCACTGGCACCCTCTAGTGACCACTGATGAAAATGCAAAAGATGAAGTAGCCACACATGAGGTATCTACTCGTGTTGGTAGATCTAAAGGAAAAATCAGACTTGATGCTCCAGACTTGGTAGTCCCTGCTAAAAGGTCTCGCAGAGAGGCTCCTCAGCCAAACACAGAGGAGAGAATGGGACCTGAAACAGATTCTCTGTCCATATCCCAAGTTGCTAATGAAGTTCCTGTTAAACGAAAACGAGGAAGAGCGGCAAATTCACTAGAGAACATTAACACTTCAGATCTAGTTGCAGCAGATACTCTTAAAAAGACAGCTGAAACTCCTGTATTCAAGACCGAGTCAAAAAAAGTTGAATTGGTAACTAAAAGTACAagtagaaaaatgtttaaaactctAGATGTTCAGTCTTCATCTCTTGTTACACAAAGTGCTCCCAAAGCAGAGTCTCCAGAGCCTGTGCACAAGAACACTTCAAGACGCGGACGGGGGAAAGGCGCTTCTAAGGCATTGGATAGTGAGAATAATGAAGTTGAGAATGTCGCTGAACTGTCCTCATCTAGAGGTAGAAGGGCAGTGGCTGCTGCTAAAGAGGCTCCTAttggcaatgaaaataaacaatcaCCTGTTAAAGCTATAAATCAGAGAAGGGGAGCTTTAGGTGCAGGTTCAGATGAAGCAGAGGGTACTTTAACAAAACCCACAAGAGGCTTAAAAAGAAAGCTTGCAATCTCTGAAGCAACAAATGGCACTCTGGAGGAATCTGAATCTCATTCCCACCCAAGTGGCACTGACCTGGATGAAATTGCAAGTAACCCTACTGGTCGTGGAAAGAAAAAGTCAAAGAATACCAAATCGCACAAAGTCGAAGAAAACAAGAAGTTATTGACAGAAAAGAAGGCGAAAAATTCTAATTCACCAGCAAAAAGAAGTAAAACAG AGGCAGCTATCGATGCAGCTCAGAAAAAAGGGAAATCCAGGGAGCCATCTAAACCTCAGAATGAGAGCGCGATTGCAGTAGCGAAGACTAGAACAAGcgcacggaacaggaaatag